A stretch of Aedes aegypti strain LVP_AGWG chromosome 2, AaegL5.0 Primary Assembly, whole genome shotgun sequence DNA encodes these proteins:
- the LOC5577468 gene encoding uncharacterized protein LOC5577468 translates to MSQSQTKKRRNRKRCKMEPAVAFPQIKEEGTKPDVAMDMAIPSSSLTPQAEGGECSSCKDTVANPVTCSSCDKFFCSKCFEVWLSLTPRTMCPGCVAEMKKRDDCCGDHDQVLNLFCLTCGTRICSGCFLNTAGHKRHQIDDLDVVYREKLAETNGKLNEVGDVLLQFQSVVDTTEQNAGMICKTEDDMQTEMGQLMEKAKAEATGWKEGKLRLCQLRKEVPIKRKLLFEELQGRINGLAKHEFIARKDELELEAAALIPNAQALYPPPIDYHDYECSLIPQCRMVPIILDNFSRHFDDPKYDVIASMDISDSSETFWTIRVFKGTHLTVDFSQKQLLKHSLSFQLYVEIFHIDHRNTLCTMQETQSTNCHIDLIEMNQLKERGFLSKADEISLGIWIRPTSIIVERQALTLNFLDLKRQKFELDDKYNGVVSKLAESEQFSVGYFRIPLDKLQFPEDGTSDTLQIKSHAIKDFSGRSWCMYVERVKANRICAESYIGVYLMLCSPLKKKTSTLRRRFYLELVNKDRDYSIRKYSSDKFGSTARFGWSPFVRMSRVFADSSGFVHKGAIGFRFGVQNMKRK, encoded by the exons ATGTCCCAGTCCCAAACGAAGAAACGTCGAAATCGAAAACGCTGCAAGATGGAACCTGCCGTGGCCTTCCCCCAAATTAAAGAAGAAGGAACAAAGCCTGATGTTGCTATGGACATGGCCATTCCGTCTTCCTCGTTAACGCCCCAAGCAGAAGGGGGAGAATGCAGCTCGTGCAAAGATACGGTGGCCAATCCGGTGACTTGCAGCAGTTGTGACAAGTTCTTCTGTTCGAAATGCTTCGAAGTGTGGCTCTCGTTGACTCCACGGACCATGTGCCCGGGTTGCGTAGCGGAAATGAAGAAACGGGACGACTGCTGCGGGGATCACGATCAGGTGTTGAATCTATTCTGTCTAACTTGCGGAACGCGAATTTGCAGTGGATGCTTCCTGAATACGGCTGGCCACAAGCGGCACCAGATCGATGACCTGGATGTCGTGTACCGGGAAAAGCTAGCCGAGACCAACGGGAAACTGAACGAGGTCGGAGATGTGCTGCTGCAGTTCCAATCCGTCGTCGATACGACGGAACAAAACGCCGGAATGATTTGCAAAACCGAAGACGACATGCAGACCGAAATGGGACAGCTGATGGAAAAGGCAAAGGCGGAAGCCACCGGATGGAAGGAGGGCAAACTGCGGCTGTGTCAGTTGCGAAAGGAAGTGCCAATAAAGAGAAAGTTGCTGTTTGAGGAGTTACAGGGACGGATCAACGGTTTGGCCAAACATGAATTCATCGCCAGGAAGGATGAGCTGGAACTGGAAGCAGCGGCTTTGATTCCCAATGCGCAGGCGCTTTATCCGCCGCCGATCGATTATCACGATTATGAGTG TTCGCTCATCCCTCAGTGCCGAATGGTTCCGATAATTTTGGATAACTTCTCCCGTCATTTCGATGATCCCAAGTACGATGTCATAGCCAGTATGGACATTTCGGACAGTAGCGAAACTTTTTGGACCATTCGCGTGTTCAAAGGGACACATTTGACAGTTGATTTTTCGCAAAAACAGTTGCTGAAGCATAG CCTATCATTCCAGCTGTACGTGGAAATATTTCACATCGATCATCGCAACACGCTTTGTACTATGCAAGAAACGCAATCTACCAACTGCCACATTgatttgatagaaatgaacCAGTTGAAAGAAAGGGGATTCTTATCCAAAGCTGATGAAATTTCGCTAGGCATCTGGATCAGACCAACATCGATCATCGTCGAACGTCAAGCTCTTACGTTGAACTTTTTGGATCTCAAACgccaaaaatttgaactggacGATAAGTACAACGGTGTCGTTTCGAAACTGGCCGAGTC GGAGCAATTTTCCGTTGGATATTTCCGCATCCCCCTGGATAAGTTGCAATTTCCGGAAGATGGCACCAGCGATACGTTGCAGATCAAGTCGCACGCGATCAAAGACTTTAGTGGCCGTTCCTGGTGTATGTACGTCGAACGTGTGAAGGCCAATCGGATTTGTGCTGAATCGTACATTGGCGTCTACTTGATGCTGTGCTCGCCATTGAAAAAGAAGACATCAACCTTACGTCGGCGCTTCTATCTGGAGTTGGTCAACAAAGACCGCGATTACAGCATCCGTAAGTACAgctccgataaatttggctctaCGGCTAGGTTCGGTTGGAGTCCATTCGTTAGAATGTCGCGGGTTTTTGCGGACAGCTCCGGATTTGTTCATAAAGGAGCAATCGGATTCCGGTTCGGAGTTCAGAATATGAAAAGAAAATGA
- the LOC5577467 gene encoding F-box only protein 28, translating into MSSSDGSLQGIHFLDLPDCMIEQVFEYLSYDEIAKKRNVCKKIDRVCQSLLNRGFMKMIKRHNANLKAIKSQLPRRESERRNHPLAKHSDILTCIETRISMLSMTYSKYIEKDLCCFIPGKVIDEVFNILKLIESTSKPLRAHEVLQELRDISSMAIEHFDENIAHRLKRIMGVHHPGGSHLPFATPGFIQNEVVLPCDVNGEKLILPTLTPISPHKASPQQLYCHQSSSSACSASRINNASIARITNKSRKMRLTINKLVAAMQGSKNVMKQMRTQIMRNSVEIKDLRRRLEESETKNCELLANINQLAFGVPSSSELASGAAETAPKASRAAVVRNIKPRSATIILKRVLANTESLGVSSMGSQQDYDDAMPGSSKRTKHSQD; encoded by the exons ATGTCCTCAAGCGATGGGTCCTTGCAGGGGATACATTTTCTCGATCTCCCGGATTGTATGATCGAGCAAGTTTTCGAGTATCTCAGCTACGACGAAATTGCCAAGAAGCGAAAT GTATGCAAAAAGATCGATCGCGTTTGTCAATCGCTGTTAAACCGAGGTTTCATGAAAATGATCAAAAGGCATAACGCCAACCTGAAAGCGATTAAATCGCAACTTCCAAGGCGGGAATCCGAGCGCAGGAATCATCCCCTTGCCAAGCACTCGGACATCTTAACTTGCATCGAGACCCGCATTTCGATGCTGTCGATGACCTACTCGAAGTACATCGAAAAGGATTTGTGCTGTTTCATTCCTGGGAAGGTGATTGACGAGGTGTTCAATATCCTAAAGTTGATTGAAAGTACCTCAAAGCCTTTGAGGGCCCATGAAGTGCTACAGGAGCTGAGGGACATTTCATCGATGGCCATTGAACACTTTGACGAGAACATTGCACATAGACTGAAACGTATAATGGGGGTGCACCATCCTGGCGGAAGTCATTTGCCGTTTGCGACTCCTGGCTTTATCCAAAACGAGGTTGTGCTTCCCTGTGATGTAAATGGGGAGAAATTGATCCTCCCCACACTAACTCCGATTTCACCACACAAGGCTTCTCCACAGCAGCTTTATTGTCACCAAAGTTCCTCTTCGGCTTGCAGTGCAAGTCGCATTAATAACGCATCGATTGCCAGAATTACCAACAAATCTCGCAAGATGAGACTCACCATCAATAAGTTGGTGGCAGCAATGCAAGGCTCAAAGAATGTAATGAAACAGATGCGCACTCAAATCATGCGCAATTCTGTGGAAATTAAAGATCTCCGCCGTCGTTTGGAAGAATCCGAAACGAAAAACTGCGAACTGTTAGCCAATATTAACCAGTTAGCTTTCGGTGTACCCTCGAGCTCGGAATTGGCTTCTGGGGCAGCCGAAACAGCACCCAAAGCCAGCCGAGCGGCCGTTGTCCGTAATATTAAGCCCCGATCGGCGACCATTATATTGAAACGAGTTCTGGCCAATACGGAAAGCCTCGGTGTCTCATCGATGGGTAGTCAACAGGATTACGATGACGCAATGCCGGGAAGCTCTAAGCGTACCAAACATAGCCAAGATTAA
- the LOC5577458 gene encoding uncharacterized protein LOC5577458 — MMRLLDKVLTFINYWWFRYLMITELYMVESWERVTIHVFLFALFMLQWYFNCKVVLPFTGSILGIQPIDQQLASFRT; from the exons ATGATGAGACTGCTGGACAAGGTTCTAACATTTATAAACTACTGGTGGTTCCGGTACTTGATGATTACGGAGCTGTACATGGTCGAAAGCTGGGAACGAGTGACGATCC aCGTGTTTTTGTTCGCGCTATTCATGCTCCAGTGGTATTTCAACTGTAAGGTCGTACTCCCGTTCACTGGCAGCATACTGGGCATACAGCCGATCGACCAACAGCTGGCATCTTTTCGAACGTAA